The following are encoded in a window of Halococcus salifodinae DSM 8989 genomic DNA:
- a CDS encoding DUF7509 family protein, whose translation MTAEITRELIVERLGSVKYDRFLFYLMGPYKSFNLNYVLSGEERREIDIEDLPGPLRRLFQNRGEINAAQALLRRVQGELRMTPNVNAFLALDVGVDTDDVDAVTQSIEYTRCSNATAFVVPFLGHNFGVGEEAGSILENLAETHGDRLVFVHEDDVTSAMIRSANMRWDLRVETYETEEELVATLRRFAGGIMQRERRGDLESLD comes from the coding sequence ATGACCGCGGAGATCACGCGCGAGTTAATTGTCGAGCGGTTGGGGAGTGTGAAATACGACCGCTTCCTGTTCTACCTGATGGGGCCGTACAAGTCGTTCAACCTCAACTACGTACTCAGCGGGGAGGAACGCCGTGAGATCGATATCGAAGATCTCCCCGGACCGTTGCGCCGACTCTTCCAAAACAGGGGCGAGATCAACGCAGCGCAGGCACTCTTACGGCGGGTGCAGGGAGAGCTTCGGATGACTCCCAATGTGAATGCGTTTTTGGCCCTTGACGTCGGGGTGGACACTGACGATGTAGATGCAGTGACCCAGAGCATCGAGTACACCCGATGCAGCAACGCGACTGCGTTCGTGGTTCCGTTTCTCGGTCACAACTTCGGCGTCGGAGAAGAAGCCGGAAGCATTCTCGAAAACCTCGCGGAAACACACGGTGATCGATTGGTCTTCGTCCATGAAGACGACGTGACGAGTGCGATGATTCGATCGGCGAATATGCGGTGGGACCTACGAGTCGAGACGTACGAAACTGAAGAAGAACTCGTCGCCACTCTCCGACGATTCGCGGGCGGCATCATGCAACGAGAACGCCGCGGAGACCTCGAAAGTCTGGACTGA
- a CDS encoding helix-turn-helix domain-containing protein, with amino-acid sequence MAIDQTSTIGGDFPDDPEDLLPTDSILCLDEYLEMHAAVGHRTRYEICYRLVHGGEMSPKELEEVISIDDSTLHYHLNKLVDVGLIEKRQRTERGQDGLYTYYRATVFGEVTLSEGIDELIRGEQAFEEMYDSSTTPESES; translated from the coding sequence ATGGCAATCGATCAAACGAGTACGATCGGCGGGGACTTCCCGGATGACCCAGAAGATCTGCTGCCGACAGACAGCATTCTCTGCCTCGATGAGTATCTCGAGATGCACGCCGCCGTCGGGCACCGTACCCGATACGAGATTTGCTACCGGCTCGTCCATGGCGGGGAAATGAGTCCCAAGGAGCTTGAGGAAGTGATATCCATCGATGACAGCACGCTCCACTACCACCTCAACAAGCTCGTCGATGTCGGTCTCATCGAGAAGCGCCAGCGCACCGAGCGAGGACAGGACGGTCTATATACATATTATCGGGCGACCGTGTTCGGAGAGGTCACGCTCAGTGAAGGCATCGATGAACTGATCCGCGGCGAGCAAGCGTTCGAAGAAATGTACGACAGTTCGACTACACCCGAATCTGAATCCTAA
- a CDS encoding cupin domain-containing protein, which produces MVSTDFDTERAYNDEQFAAQTISTSERMKVALGYFGPGQFIPVHSPDSDVTIAVQSGTGVIREGSEEHIVEPGDVVVVKAGTDRGVRANDTELEALLVTAPPPSDAEHDPVRAGIRRDEFDPQADDA; this is translated from the coding sequence ATGGTTAGCACTGATTTCGATACAGAACGCGCGTACAACGACGAACAGTTCGCAGCTCAGACCATCTCAACGAGCGAACGGATGAAGGTCGCCCTCGGATACTTCGGGCCAGGACAGTTCATTCCGGTCCATTCTCCCGACAGCGACGTCACGATCGCTGTCCAGTCAGGAACTGGTGTGATCCGCGAAGGGTCAGAGGAGCACATCGTCGAGCCAGGCGACGTTGTCGTCGTGAAAGCAGGGACCGATCGAGGAGTGAGGGCCAATGACACGGAGCTGGAAGCGTTACTGGTGACGGCCCCACCACCGTCGGACGCCGAACACGATCCTGTTAGAGCAGGAATTCGGCGCGATGAGTTCGATCCGCAAGCAGACGACGCATAG
- a CDS encoding group I truncated hemoglobin, producing the protein MYEDIGGNEAIEAVVSDFYKRVLDDPLLEPYFEETDMDALFAHQVQFVSAVAGGPVDYEGNDMQNAHEGMAITEEAFSHVAGHLADALRANGVSEPHVETIIEKVATLEDDVVDQ; encoded by the coding sequence ATGTACGAAGACATCGGTGGTAACGAGGCTATCGAAGCAGTGGTTTCGGACTTCTACAAGCGCGTCCTCGACGATCCTCTTCTGGAACCATACTTTGAGGAGACCGATATGGACGCTCTCTTCGCTCACCAGGTCCAGTTCGTCAGTGCTGTCGCCGGTGGTCCCGTCGACTACGAAGGCAACGATATGCAGAATGCTCACGAGGGAATGGCCATTACCGAGGAGGCGTTCTCACACGTTGCCGGGCACCTCGCAGACGCTCTCCGCGCGAACGGTGTCTCAGAACCTCACGTCGAAACCATCATTGAGAAAGTCGCGACGCTCGAAGACGACGTCGTCGACCAGTAG
- a CDS encoding halocyanin domain-containing protein produces the protein MRGQPSAAQVGRRGFLKAAGGTAVGVGTLGATAGTASAQEGSDATDGWFGGVSNYETVVDKTGQSQVEVTVGTKGNGGNFAFSPPAIRIDTGTTVAWKWTGEGGGHNVVAENGAFESEIASEAGHTFKHTFEKEGAIKYACLPHKSMGMRGAILVGANATIDTGSKQSGDGSSSPYGGWLDDTENFENVIDLSDRDRVEIQVGAAGNGGNFAFSPPAIHINPKTTVVWRRIEDNEALTVVAEDESFWTDFGEETGETFEWTFTGNRVVKYSCPAYEELGMKGLIVVGNPDLPTISEVVSTPWGSALAGSGLMAVLSPVALGAFLKIHGTGDTDSTEASDRQG, from the coding sequence ATGAGAGGACAACCGAGTGCGGCGCAGGTCGGCCGACGAGGGTTCCTGAAGGCTGCTGGCGGGACGGCAGTCGGTGTCGGAACGCTCGGAGCCACAGCAGGAACTGCCAGTGCACAGGAAGGGAGCGACGCTACGGACGGGTGGTTCGGCGGCGTCAGCAACTACGAAACCGTCGTCGACAAAACAGGTCAAAGCCAAGTCGAAGTCACTGTCGGCACGAAGGGCAACGGCGGTAACTTCGCGTTCTCGCCGCCGGCTATTCGCATCGATACTGGGACGACAGTCGCGTGGAAATGGACCGGCGAGGGCGGTGGTCACAACGTCGTTGCCGAAAACGGTGCGTTCGAGAGCGAGATAGCGAGCGAGGCCGGCCACACGTTCAAACACACCTTCGAGAAGGAGGGTGCGATCAAATACGCTTGTCTGCCGCACAAGAGTATGGGAATGCGAGGAGCAATCCTCGTGGGTGCTAATGCGACCATCGATACCGGATCGAAGCAGTCCGGTGATGGATCGTCGTCTCCATACGGTGGGTGGCTCGACGACACCGAGAACTTCGAGAACGTCATCGATCTGTCTGACCGTGATCGAGTCGAGATTCAGGTGGGTGCAGCAGGCAATGGAGGGAATTTCGCGTTCTCACCTCCCGCGATCCATATCAACCCAAAGACGACTGTCGTCTGGCGGCGGATCGAAGATAACGAGGCGCTCACCGTGGTTGCTGAAGACGAGTCGTTCTGGACTGACTTCGGAGAAGAAACTGGCGAGACGTTCGAGTGGACGTTCACCGGCAATCGTGTTGTGAAATACTCCTGTCCTGCGTATGAGGAACTCGGGATGAAGGGGTTGATCGTTGTCGGGAATCCCGATCTCCCGACGATCAGTGAAGTGGTGTCAACGCCGTGGGGTAGCGCGCTTGCCGGGAGCGGGCTGATGGCGGTTCTCTCACCGGTTGCACTCGGCGCGTTCCTCAAGATACATGGAACTGGTGACACCGACTCGACCGAAGCATCCGACCGACAAGGATGA
- a CDS encoding multicopper oxidase domain-containing protein — protein sequence MTDRIGAPGTGISRREFLAASGGVGTAVLAGCTAIGQESSTNPTLGDPPANVSSDNGTLPYTSPPDVVQVDEQGGKVTLSTQQCRHAVHPKETMGGPIELPQVWAFKADDGPASVPGPILRTTEGNDMEVTLDNSDGLRPHTVHFHGSQTTWKNDGVPTTTGIEVGPGEKHTYSIPANVPGTHFYHCHYQTHRHIDMGMYGILRIDPKGYEPADKEYFMTVKEWDSRLNRMMAGEDAQYSPRQRNPDVFTINGKSAPRSFHPEDGSPIIVDKGDSVRVHLVNGGYMAHPLHTHNHRFEVVESDGGQIPEAARYTQDVANIAPAERRTIEFTADADPGIYLLHCHKVHHVMNRDSYPGGMLGAIVYREAMNSDIFAQLMEYAGYDGE from the coding sequence ATGACCGACCGCATCGGCGCTCCGGGCACGGGGATTTCACGACGAGAATTCTTGGCGGCGAGTGGGGGTGTCGGCACAGCAGTGCTGGCTGGGTGTACGGCGATCGGCCAAGAATCATCGACGAACCCAACGCTTGGTGATCCACCGGCGAACGTGAGCTCCGACAACGGAACGCTTCCGTACACGTCCCCACCCGACGTCGTTCAGGTCGACGAGCAGGGCGGGAAAGTGACGCTCAGCACCCAGCAGTGCAGACACGCGGTCCACCCCAAAGAAACGATGGGGGGCCCGATCGAGCTCCCCCAGGTTTGGGCGTTCAAGGCCGATGACGGTCCCGCGAGCGTTCCGGGGCCGATCCTCCGGACCACCGAGGGCAACGACATGGAGGTGACGCTGGACAACTCGGACGGGTTGCGCCCGCACACGGTCCACTTCCACGGGTCTCAGACCACGTGGAAAAACGACGGTGTACCGACGACTACCGGCATCGAGGTCGGCCCCGGTGAGAAACACACCTACAGCATCCCGGCGAACGTTCCTGGGACCCACTTCTATCACTGTCACTACCAGACTCACCGCCACATCGACATGGGGATGTACGGGATTCTCCGGATCGATCCGAAGGGGTACGAACCAGCTGATAAGGAGTACTTCATGACGGTGAAAGAGTGGGATTCGCGGCTCAATCGGATGATGGCCGGCGAGGACGCCCAGTACAGCCCGCGGCAACGCAACCCCGATGTGTTCACCATCAACGGGAAGAGTGCACCGCGGTCGTTCCATCCTGAGGATGGCTCACCGATCATCGTCGACAAGGGCGACTCGGTTCGAGTCCACCTCGTCAACGGCGGGTATATGGCTCACCCGCTCCACACCCACAACCATCGGTTCGAGGTGGTCGAGTCCGACGGTGGCCAGATCCCTGAAGCCGCACGATACACTCAAGACGTCGCCAACATCGCCCCTGCGGAACGCCGCACCATCGAGTTCACCGCCGATGCTGATCCCGGTATCTACCTCCTGCATTGCCACAAAGTCCACCACGTTATGAACAGGGACAGCTATCCTGGCGGGATGCTCGGGGCGATCGTCTATCGCGAGGCAATGAATTCGGACATCTTCGCCCAGCTCATGGAGTACGCCGGCTACGACGGGGAGTGA
- a CDS encoding DUF7560 family zinc ribbon protein, producing the protein MTSRGAGQRYDFRCPHCGEYVQIDADMMELLLASGCVACGGPISTEAFSNHSK; encoded by the coding sequence GTGACGAGCAGGGGTGCAGGCCAGCGGTATGATTTTCGGTGTCCGCACTGCGGCGAGTACGTCCAGATCGACGCCGATATGATGGAGCTATTACTCGCGTCGGGTTGTGTCGCCTGTGGTGGCCCGATATCGACAGAGGCGTTCAGTAACCACAGCAAGTGA